The window CCTGTTTCGACACGTTCGAACGGGTGACGTAGTCGTCCATCCACTCGGGGGCGTCGTCACCCTTCGCTTCGGTCCACGCCCACCCTTCGTAGATGTGGACCTTGTCTGTTCCTCGCTCGCGGAGTCTGAGCGTCGCGTGGCCGTCGACTTCGTCGCGACTCGGTGCGGGGTGCAGTCGTCGTGCGGCCTTCAACGCCGCCTGTCGTGGGTATCGACCGCTGAACACGCTCGTCTCTTCGCCGTCGTCCTCCACGAGGACGAAATTTCGCTTTCCATCTTCTCGGACCATGCGTGAGCCTACCACGCACTCCAAATTAGTAGTTCGTATCGGCACACATTCTTTCGAACGTGGACGACGTACCTGTCAGGAGACGAGTGACGCGCCAAATTCGGTCCCTCGGCCCGTCTACAAGAGGTCTTCGAGGCGCCGCCGATGGAACGACACCGCACGCGACCCA is drawn from Haloferax litoreum and contains these coding sequences:
- a CDS encoding non-histone chromosomal MC1 family protein, with the translated sequence MVREDGKRNFVLVEDDGEETSVFSGRYPRQAALKAARRLHPAPSRDEVDGHATLRLRERGTDKVHIYEGWAWTEAKGDDAPEWMDDYVTRSNVSKQGIEHLDE